Proteins co-encoded in one Pan paniscus chromosome 23, NHGRI_mPanPan1-v2.0_pri, whole genome shotgun sequence genomic window:
- the LOC117977482 gene encoding uncharacterized protein LOC117977482: MNALTRQHPVKDRAPPPLTEGVPSGSSPDSHRLPGRGARIQRNSLTPAPAGIRAKHRLREAAAAGPARVSVSVNVSVSAGVASPLPPPSRPHAPRTHARSQTHARGAGAAPGAAAAAAAPREAKAAPRNPEPRPGGPLSRPRPRPPALLTPRDPGPGPGPASASAFNSWGQTCGGAARSAPGLALPLDSASADGPPLRLVPPCPAACALLVGPAFNRWRLGKCGCCVPILQARQLRFGRGVIPPRLHREPTDGPHAPAPVLRCCTADEVQAAGTPRRDISCSTGTEDISSLRTGASGETEPGRKRWAWKAKRGPCPRWNPAKWTRKRWGLSCLLGKGKAPAPYAGIWSFLQPGHTLPKIIIIAQKGGVYSPSGLENQEPPQAQTYGLTDSWPEWEELLFPFQAEQF; the protein is encoded by the exons ATGAATGCCTTGACCCGGCAGCACCCCGTGAAAGACAGGG CCCCACCCCCACTGACGGAGGGGGTGCCCTCCGGCTCCAGCCCCGACTCCCACCGTCTCCCCGGTCGCGGCGCTCGGATCCAGAGGAATTCACTTACCCCAGCCCCAGCCGGGATCCGGGCCAAGCACCGCCTCCGGGAAGCGGCGGCCGCGGGGCCTGCgcgtgtgagtgtgagtgtgaatGTGAGTGTGAGCGCGGGTGTGG CAAGCCCGCTCCCGCCCCCGAGCCGGCCGCACGCTCCACGGACACACGCGCGCTCGCAGACACACGCCCGCGGGGCTGGGGCCGCGCCTGGCGCCGCCGCTGCAGCTGCAGCGCCCAGGGAGGCGAAGGCGGCCCCGCGGAACCCCGAGCCCCGGCCTGGCGGACCCCTgtcccggccccggccccggccccctgCGCTGCTCACCCCGCGGGATCCGGGTCCGGGTCCGGGTCCGGCCTCCGCCAGCGCATTCAACAGCTGGGGGCAAACTTGCGGCGGGGCCGCCCGAAGTGCGCCTGGACTCGCCCTCCCCCTGGACTCCGCCTCCGCTGATGGGCCCCCTCTCCGCCTTGTACCTCCATGCCCTGCCGCCTGCGCCCTGCTGGTTGGTCCCGCGTTCAACCGCTGGCGACTGGGGAAGTGCGGCTGCTGcgttcccattttacaggccaGACAACTGAGGTTCGGAAGAGGAGTGATTCCCCCAAGGTTACACAGGGAGCCTACAGACG GACCGCATGCACCAGCGCCTGTTCTCAGGTGTTGCACGGCAGATGAAGTCCAGGCTGCGGGAACTCCCCGTCGGGACATCTCATGCAG TACTGGAACTGAGGACATCAGCTCGCTGAGGACAGGAGCCAGTGGTGAGACAgagcctggaagaaaaagatgggCCTGGAAGGCAAAGCGTGGTCCTTGCCCACGGTGGAACCCTGCCAAGTGGACTAGGAAGAGATGGGGGCTGAGCTGCCTTCTGGGGAAG GGTAAAGCGCCAGCTCCTTACGCTGGCATCTGGAGTTTTCTGCAACCTGGCCACACTCTTCCTAAAATCATAATAATAGCTCAAAAAGGAGGTGTTTACTCTCCTTCAGGCTTG GAGAACCAGGAGCCTCCACAGGCCCAGACTTACGGCCTGACAGATTCATGGCCAGAGTGGGAAGAGCTTCTCTTCCCATTCCAAGCTGAACAGTTCTAG